The proteins below are encoded in one region of Silene latifolia isolate original U9 population chromosome 2, ASM4854445v1, whole genome shotgun sequence:
- the LOC141642371 gene encoding glucose and ribitol dehydrogenase-like, giving the protein MAYPGGKYPAQHQDTQPGKQYLMCPLPISVDPNYKPSNKLQGKVALVTGGDSGIGRAVCYYFALEGATVAFTYVPGQEDQDASDALALIKQAQASDASDPVAIPTDLRCEAQCRQVVDQVAILFGRIDVLVNNAAVQFYTESIEDITEEQLRTTFETNIFSYIFMARESLKYMKEGSAIINTTSVVAYTGNADVLDYSCTKGAIVTFTRSLALQLIKRGIRVNGVAPGGVWTPLQVVSWPAEMVANLGFQEPIGRIAEPFEMAPSYVFLASNDCSSFMTGQVLHPNGGIIVNT; this is encoded by the exons ATGGCATATCCAGGTGGAAAATACCCAGCACAGCATCAGGATACACAACCCGGAAAACAATACTTGATGTGCCCGCTTCCAATCTCCGTTGATCCCAATTACAAACCCTCTAACAAACTTCAG GGAAAGGTGGCATTAGTAACAGGAGGTGATTCAGGAATCGGAAGGGCGGTATGCTACTATTTTGCACTAGAAGGCGCAACTGTCGCCTTTACTTATGTTCCCGGACAAGAGGACCAAGATGCAAGTGACGCCCTCGCTCTTATAAAACAAGCACAGGCGAGTGATGCAAGTGATCCGGTCGCAATCCCAACTGATCTGAGGTGTGAAGCCCAATGTCGCCAAGTGGTGGATCAAGTGGCCATCCTCTTTGGTCGTATCGATGTCCTTGTCAATAATGCTGCTGTACAATTTTATACTGAAAGTATAGAGGACATTACAGAGGAGCAGCTTAGGACGACATTTGAAACCAACATCTTTTCTTATATATTCATGGCAAGGGAATCGCTAAAATACATGAAGGAAGGAAGCGCGATAATTAACACAACTTCAGTAGTAGCCTACACAGGTAATGCAGACGTACTAGATTACAGTTGTACCAAAGGGGCTATCGTCACCTTCACCAGAAGCCTTGCCCTGCAGCTAATTAAGCGGGGAATCCGGGTGAACGGGGTCGCACCAGGTGGCGTCTGGACTCCACTCCAAGTGGTTTCATGGCCAGCCGAGATGGTTGCCAATCTCGGTTTTCAAGAGCCTATTGGTAGAATTGCAGAGCCTTTCGAAATGGCACCTTCCTATGTTTTCCTTGCTAGCAATGACTGCTCCTCCTTTATGACTggacaagttcttcatcctaatg gagGAATAATCGTCA